Proteins from a single region of Hordeum vulgare subsp. vulgare chromosome 6H, MorexV3_pseudomolecules_assembly, whole genome shotgun sequence:
- the LOC123402175 gene encoding histone H2B.4: MAPKAAEKKPVEKTPAGKKPKAEKKVPASKEGGDKKGKKKSKKSVETYKIYIFKVLKQVHPDIGISSKAMSIMNSFINDIFEKLAGESAKLARYNKKPTITSREIQTSVRLVLPGELAKHAVSEGTKAVTKFTSS, from the coding sequence ATGGCCCCCAAGGCTGCCGagaagaagccggtggagaagaccCCAGCAGGCAAGAAGCCCAAGGCGGAGAAGAAGGTGCCGGCGTCCAAGGAGGGCGGCgacaagaaggggaagaagaagtccaagaagAGCGTGGAGACGTACAAGATCTACATCTTCAAGGTGCTCAAGCAGGTGCACCCGGACATCGGCATCTCCTCCAAGGCCATGTccatcatgaactccttcatcaacgacatttttgAGAAGCTCGCCGGCGAATCCGCCAAGCTCGCGAGGTACAACAAGAAGCCCACCATCACGTCCCGGGAGATCCAGACCTCCGTCCGCCTCGTCCTCCCCGGCGAGCTCGCCAAGCACGCTGTCTCCGAGGGCACCAAGGCCGTCACTAAGTTCACCTCGTCCTAG